Proteins from a genomic interval of Zingiber officinale cultivar Zhangliang chromosome 1B, Zo_v1.1, whole genome shotgun sequence:
- the LOC121970679 gene encoding 1-aminocyclopropane-1-carboxylate synthase 1-like isoform X1 — translation MAQVLLSRKAACNAHGQDSSYFLGWQEYEKNPYDPTTNPTGIIQMGLAENQLSFDLIESWLERHPDAVGLRRDGALVFRELALFQDYHGLPHFKKALADFMGQLRGNKVELQWRNLVLTAGSTSANETLIFCLAEPGEAFLLPTPYYPGFDRDLKWRTGAEIVPIHCSSSNGFRITKRAVEKAYQQARKQRLSVKGILVTNPSNPLGTSLTHAELRTLLDFALAKGIHLISDEIYSGTAFASSPAFVSVLEAMQVHPLNLDLADRVHVVYSLSKDLGLPGFRVGALYSANPEVVAAATKMSSFGLVSSQTQYLLAALLCDHDFTARYVAENKKRIADRHGRLVEGLRRAGVECLESNAGLFCWVDMRHLLLVDTFEGEMELWRKVVYEVGLNISPGSSCHCDEPGWFRLCFANMSEETLDVAMQRLQNFVASSSQCSGHGTRSWPRGSISFARWMVGLSSSRDHRRSERGY, via the exons ATGGCTCAAGTTTTGCTCTCTAGGAAGGCTGCATGCAACGCCCATGGCCAGGACTCCTCTTACTTCCTGGGGTGGCAGGAGTATGAGAAGAACCCGTATGATCCAACCACTAATCCCACCGGCATCATCCAAATGGGTCTCGCAGAGAACCAG CTCTCTTTCGATCTCATCGAGTCGTGGCTGGAGCGCCACCCCGACGCCGTCGGACTTAGGCGGGACGGTGCCCTCGTCTTCCGCGAGCTCGCTCTTTTCCAGGACTACCACGGCCTGCCCCACTTCAAGAAA GCATTGGCTGATTTCATGGGCCAATTAAGAGGAAACAAGGTGGAATTGCAGTGGCGCAACCTCGTCCTTACCGCCGGCTCCACCTCCGCCAACGAGACTCTCATCTTTTGCCTAGCCGAACCCGGCGAAGCATTCCTCCTCCCCACTCCCTACTACCCAGG ATTCGACAGGGATCTGAAATGGCGAACCGGCGCCGAAATCGTCCCCATCCACTGCTCCAGCTCCAACGGCTTCCGCATCACCAAGCGCGCCGTGGAAAAAGCCTACCAGCAAGCGCGCAAACAGCGCCTGAGCGTGAAGGGAATCCTCGTCACCAACCCTTCCAATCCGCTCGGTACCTCCCTCACCCACGCCGAACTCCGCACCCTCCTCGACTTCGCCCTCGCTAAGGGCATCCACCTCATCAGTGACGAAATCTACTCCGGCACCGCCTTTGCCAGCTCCCCGGCCTTCGTCAGTGTCCTCGAGGCCATGCAGGTACATCCCCTGAATCTCGACCTCGCCGACCGCGTCCACGTCGTGTACAGCCTCTCCAAGGACCTCGGCCTCCCGGGCTTCCGCGTGGGCGCCCTCTACTCCGCCAACCCGGAGGTGGTGGCAGCCGCCACTAAGATGTCTAGCTTTGGCCTTGTCTCCTCGCAGACGCAGTACCTCCTCGCGGCGCTGCTCTGTGACCATGACTTCACCGCGCGCTACGTGGCAGAGAACAAGAAGAGGATCGCCGATCGGCACGGACGGCTCGTGGAGGGGCTCCGCCGTGCCGGTGTGGAGTGCCTGGAGAGCAACGCGGGGCTCTTCTGCTGGGTGGACATGCGGCACCTGCTGCTCGTTGACACCTTCGAAGGGGAGATGGAGTTGTGGCGGAAGGTGGTGTACGAGGTGGGCCTCAACATCTCGCCGGGGTCGTCATGCCACTGTGACGAGCCCGGCTGGTTCCGCCTTTGCTTCGCCAACATGTCAGAGGAGACCCTCGACGTTGCGATGCAGCGCCTCCAAAATTTTGTCGCCTCCTCCAGCCAATGCAGCGGCCACGGAACCCGCAGCTGGCCGAGGGGGTCTATTAGCTTTGCGAGGTGGATGGTGGGCCTATCGTCGTCACGCGATCACCGGCGGTCGGAGAGAGGATACTAG
- the LOC121970679 gene encoding 1-aminocyclopropane-1-carboxylate synthase 1-like isoform X2: MGLAENQLSFDLIESWLERHPDAVGLRRDGALVFRELALFQDYHGLPHFKKALADFMGQLRGNKVELQWRNLVLTAGSTSANETLIFCLAEPGEAFLLPTPYYPGFDRDLKWRTGAEIVPIHCSSSNGFRITKRAVEKAYQQARKQRLSVKGILVTNPSNPLGTSLTHAELRTLLDFALAKGIHLISDEIYSGTAFASSPAFVSVLEAMQVHPLNLDLADRVHVVYSLSKDLGLPGFRVGALYSANPEVVAAATKMSSFGLVSSQTQYLLAALLCDHDFTARYVAENKKRIADRHGRLVEGLRRAGVECLESNAGLFCWVDMRHLLLVDTFEGEMELWRKVVYEVGLNISPGSSCHCDEPGWFRLCFANMSEETLDVAMQRLQNFVASSSQCSGHGTRSWPRGSISFARWMVGLSSSRDHRRSERGY; this comes from the exons ATGGGTCTCGCAGAGAACCAG CTCTCTTTCGATCTCATCGAGTCGTGGCTGGAGCGCCACCCCGACGCCGTCGGACTTAGGCGGGACGGTGCCCTCGTCTTCCGCGAGCTCGCTCTTTTCCAGGACTACCACGGCCTGCCCCACTTCAAGAAA GCATTGGCTGATTTCATGGGCCAATTAAGAGGAAACAAGGTGGAATTGCAGTGGCGCAACCTCGTCCTTACCGCCGGCTCCACCTCCGCCAACGAGACTCTCATCTTTTGCCTAGCCGAACCCGGCGAAGCATTCCTCCTCCCCACTCCCTACTACCCAGG ATTCGACAGGGATCTGAAATGGCGAACCGGCGCCGAAATCGTCCCCATCCACTGCTCCAGCTCCAACGGCTTCCGCATCACCAAGCGCGCCGTGGAAAAAGCCTACCAGCAAGCGCGCAAACAGCGCCTGAGCGTGAAGGGAATCCTCGTCACCAACCCTTCCAATCCGCTCGGTACCTCCCTCACCCACGCCGAACTCCGCACCCTCCTCGACTTCGCCCTCGCTAAGGGCATCCACCTCATCAGTGACGAAATCTACTCCGGCACCGCCTTTGCCAGCTCCCCGGCCTTCGTCAGTGTCCTCGAGGCCATGCAGGTACATCCCCTGAATCTCGACCTCGCCGACCGCGTCCACGTCGTGTACAGCCTCTCCAAGGACCTCGGCCTCCCGGGCTTCCGCGTGGGCGCCCTCTACTCCGCCAACCCGGAGGTGGTGGCAGCCGCCACTAAGATGTCTAGCTTTGGCCTTGTCTCCTCGCAGACGCAGTACCTCCTCGCGGCGCTGCTCTGTGACCATGACTTCACCGCGCGCTACGTGGCAGAGAACAAGAAGAGGATCGCCGATCGGCACGGACGGCTCGTGGAGGGGCTCCGCCGTGCCGGTGTGGAGTGCCTGGAGAGCAACGCGGGGCTCTTCTGCTGGGTGGACATGCGGCACCTGCTGCTCGTTGACACCTTCGAAGGGGAGATGGAGTTGTGGCGGAAGGTGGTGTACGAGGTGGGCCTCAACATCTCGCCGGGGTCGTCATGCCACTGTGACGAGCCCGGCTGGTTCCGCCTTTGCTTCGCCAACATGTCAGAGGAGACCCTCGACGTTGCGATGCAGCGCCTCCAAAATTTTGTCGCCTCCTCCAGCCAATGCAGCGGCCACGGAACCCGCAGCTGGCCGAGGGGGTCTATTAGCTTTGCGAGGTGGATGGTGGGCCTATCGTCGTCACGCGATCACCGGCGGTCGGAGAGAGGATACTAG